In one Magallana gigas chromosome 9, xbMagGiga1.1, whole genome shotgun sequence genomic region, the following are encoded:
- the LOC136269443 gene encoding uncharacterized protein, with product MPGDGPKSYPCCLCKRRTIPSERVAIKAEHLKLLERRFCVSAQNGDFLCSKCRLKCYREENKLKNLECIAVYKTQDDYEPPIKKARSIQQSSSSPSSVTLDLPTTSKSHAYCFVCKRPGPKIIVVPPTPRFDVYIRKGIFVPAGVRCCPVHLDGEQFTDDALDKIKPVSNEVNLSKTNIKLLLENGRSFVIERTNYRLDFDHTHALSDEDYLTLTGISKTEFDILMTYVDCCNLRETTTRSVRTCVAILLIKLRCGLSNNLLATLFAMKKHQVRRALKSATKALKSRFVPEFLGFPHIEREEVIESHTRPLAKELFTRTMTENPAILVLDGTYIYVQKSGNFSFSRRSYSLHKHRPLVKLMLVVTTTGYIVSVLGPYLADSKNSDANILNHMIRSNAEQMKEWVREGDIFVVDRGFRDSGEILNDLGITMEMPTFLPKGATQLQTKDANCSRLVTKIRWVVESANSRLKTWRLLDKTLPNTHIPSIGDYAQIICALCNKFRPPLSSGTFEKDIEIAAKMKVLARSSNELQTLIIDQGLDRRSYKWTPLDASEACPLFPQLSEDEIRELTLGVYQVKLARSYTQEHCSHDGSYDILVNSDVPMILSAKIQSRHISAKSYKLWIKYSCSIVEGWYCTCKNGSRVVGMCAHITSVIWYLSYMRHEASPFKGIPNWADTIEDASRIPTIDESDSDDPEE from the exons ATGCCTGGAGATGGTCCAAAGTCATATCCATGCTGTCTTTGCAAGCGTCGCACGATTCCTTCTGAAAGAGTTGCTATTAAAGCAgaacatttaaaacttttagaGAGACGCTTTTGTGTATCGGCACAAAATGGCGATTTCCTTTGTTCTAAATGTAGATTAAAATGCTACAGAGAAgaaaacaagttgaaaaattTGGAATGCATTGCAGTGTATAAGACTCAAGATGATTACGAACCTCCAATCAAAAAAGCCAGAAGCATACAGCAGTCCTCCTCAAGTCCTTCATCTGTTACCCTTGATTTACCAACGACCAGCAAAAGCCATGCATATTGCTTTGTGTGTAAAAGGCCTGGGCCGAAAATCATCGTTGTTCCACCTACTCCACGTTTCGACGTATATATACGTAAGGGCATTTTTGTTCCAGCGGGAGTTAGGTGCTGCCCTGTGCATTTAGACGGCGAACAGTTTACGGACGATGcattagataaaataaaaccagTCAGCAATGAAGTCAACTTGAGCAAGACAAACATCAAACTTTTGTTGGAAAATGGCAGGTCTTTTGTGATTGAAAGAACAAATTATAGACTTGATTTTGACCACACACATGCTTTATCAGATGAAGACTACCTCACCCTCACAGGCATCTCAAAGACagagtttgatattttgatgacTTACGTCGATTGCTGCAATCTTCGAGAAACAACAACAAGAAGTGTAAGGACATGTGTAGCCATTCTGTTGATTAAACTTCGATGTGGATTGAGCAACAACCTTCTCGCAACGCTTTTCGCAATGAAAAAACACCAG GTAAGAAGAGCACTTAAATCGGCTACAAAAGCATTGAAGTCAAGATTTGTTCCAGAATTTTTAGGATTCCCCCACATTGAAAGAGAGGAGGTGATAGAGAGTCACACTCGACCGCTGGCCAAGGAACTGTTTACCAGGACCATGACAGAGAACCCCGCCATACTTGTTCTCGACGGAACATATATTTATGTGCAGAAAAGTGGGAACTTTTCATTTTCGAGACGATCCTACAGCCTACACAAACACAGGCCTTTGGTAAAGCTTATGCTTGTCGTCACAACTACTGGGTACATTGTTTCGGTGCTAGGTCCGTATCTAGCCGATTCGAAGAACAGCGACGCAAATATTCTTAATCACATGATCAGGTCAAATGCTGAACAAATGAAAGAGTGGGTCAGAGAAGGTGATATCTTCGTTGTGGACAGGGGTTTCAGGGACTCGGGTGAAATACTAAACGACCTTGGTATAACTATGGAGATGCCCACGTTCCTACCTAAAGGGGCCACGCAGCTGCAGACCAAAGATGCCAATTGCTCGAGGCTTGTAACAAAG ATCAGATGGGTAGTCGAATCGGCGAATAGCAGACTGAAGACCTGGCGACTGCTTGATAAAACCCTCCCAAACACGCACATCCCAAGTATTGGAGATTATGCCCAAATCATTTGTGCATTATGCAACAAATTCAGGCCACCTCTTAGCAGCGGAACTTTTGAAAAAGATATTGAGATAGCCgcaaaaatgaaagttttggcAAGGTCATCAAATGAACTTCAAACGCTCATAATTGACCAAG GACTAGATCGGAGATCATATAAATGGACGCCATTAGACGCATCAGAGGCATGTCCGTTATTCCCTCAACTGAGTGAGGATGAAATCCGGGAGCTGACTCTTGGTGTATACCAGGTTAAATTGGCCCGCTCTTACACCCAAGAACATTGTAGTCATGATGGAAGTTATGACATTCTTGTAAACAGTGACGTTCCAATGATCCTTTCTGCAAAAATACAGAGTCGCCACATCTCTGCCAAAAGCTACAAGCTTTGGATCAAGTACAGCTGCAGTATTGTTGAAGGGTGGTATTGCACATGTAAAAACGGAAGTAGAGTGGTGGGCATGTGTGCTCACATTACAAGTGTGATATGGTATCTTTCTTATATGCGACATGAAGCCAGCCCGTTCAAGGGCATTCCAAACTGGGCAGACACCATCGAGGATGCTTCAAGGATTCCAACAATTGACGAATCGGACAGTGATGACCCAGAggaataa